A region of the Acetonema longum DSM 6540 genome:
CGGCGACAATTTCGTTATCGGTATTGGTGATTAGGGCAATCTTGGTATATTTTTTCAGTTCAAGCAAGGCCTCCCTGGTATCGGGAAACGGGTTCCACTTGCCCATGGATTCCGCAAACAGGTTGCAGTCGTTCGGGCTGAACGGATAGCCATATTCCCTAAAAGCCATCGGCAGGGTGTTCTTCAGCACTTCCTTGTAGGAACGGTACGGTCCCTGAATATAGTCGAACTGCAAATTTTCCCAGTGTCTTTGGAATGACACGATGTCGGCGTTTGTTACACCATTTCTGTCGAGAATGCCCTTAAAGAACTTTTGGATCTCGCTTTCCCAGTCAATCAAAGTGCCATAACAGTCAAAGGTAATTGCTTTTGGCGCTCCCATTGTAAAAACACCTCATTTTTCTTAATTTTTCCTACTAATG
Encoded here:
- a CDS encoding haloacid dehalogenase type II, translating into MGAPKAITFDCYGTLIDWESEIQKFFKGILDRNGVTNADIVSFQRHWENLQFDYIQGPYRSYKEVLKNTLPMAFREYGYPFSPNDCNLFAESMGKWNPFPDTREALLELKKYTKIALITNTDNEIVAETVKLIGVEFDAIITAEKAGAYKPSHKGFHLALKELGLDKSEVLHAGFGFKYDVVPATELGFKTCWINRYGEVRPVNVKETYLVGNMSTFATLVRGMAADR